The Pantoea vagans genome contains the following window.
CAGCAACCACGCCTTCTTCTACCGCAGCACGGGTTGCGTGCAGGGCATCTTCAACGCGCGCTTTCTTCTCTTTCATTTCAACTTCAGTGGCTGCGCCCACTTTCAGAACGGCCACGCCGCCTGCCAGTTTCGCTACGCGCTCCTGCAGTTTTTCTTTGTCGTAATCAGAGGTCGCTTCTTCGATCTGCTGACGAATCTGCGTTACGCGGCCCTGAATTGCGCCTTGATCGCCTACACCATCGATGATGGTAGAGGTATCTTTGTTGATCACAACACGCTTAGCCTGACCCAGATCTTCCAGGGTGGCTTTTTCCAGGTCCAGACCGATCTCTTCAGAAATCACGGTACCACCGGTCAGGATAGCGATATCCTGCAGCATGGCTTTACGACGGTCGCCGAAACCAGGTGCTTTAACAGCAGCCACTTTCACGATACCGCGCATGGTGTTCACCACCAGAGTCGCCAGTGCTTCGCCTTCAACATCTTCAGCGATGATCAGCAGTGGTTTACCGGCTTTCGCAACCGCTTCCAGTACTGGCAGCAGTTCACGGATGTTAGAGATTTTCTTATCAGCAAGCAGGATGTACGGTGCATCCAGTTCGATAGCGCCGGTTTCTGGCTTGTTGATGAAGTATGGAGACAGGTAGCCACGGTCAAACTGCATACCTTCAACCACGTCCAGCTCGTCTTGCAGGCCGGTGCCTTCTTCAACGGTGATAACGCCTTCTTTACCCACTTTTTCCATCGCATCAGCGATCAGGGTACCGACGGTTTCATCAGAGTTAGCAGAGATGGTACCAACCTGTGCAATCGCTTTGGTGTCCTGGCAAGGTACAGACAGGGTTTTCAGCTCTTCAACGGCTGCAGCAACGGCTTTATCGATACCGCGCTTCAGGTCCATTGGGTTCATGCCAGCCGCAACAGCTTTCAGACCTTCGTTGACGATAGCCTGCGCCAGTACGGTTGCAGTGGTCGTACCGTCACCTGCAGCGTCGTTCGCTTTAGAGGCAACTTCTTTCACCATCTGTGCACCCATGTTTTCGAACTTGTCTTCCAGTTCGATTTCACGCGCAACAGAAACACCATCTTTGGTGATGGTCGGTGCACCAAAAGATTTATCCAGAACCACGTTACGGCCTTTCGGGCCCAGGGTAACTTTTACTGCATCTGCCAGTACATTCACGCCACGCAGCATTTTTACGCGTGCGTCATTACCGAATTTTACGTCTTTAGCTGCCATTTCAAATATCCCTTAAATTCGTTTCGTTCAGTGAATTACGCGTAATTACGCTTCGACAATCGCCAGGATGTCGCTTTCAGAAATGATCAGAACTTCTTCGTTGTCGATCTTTTCAGTTTTAGCACCGTAGCCTTCGCTGAAGATAACCAGATCGCCAACTTTCACGTCCAGTGGCTTAACATCGCCGTTTTCCAGGATGCGGCCATTGCCAACAGCCAGGA
Protein-coding sequences here:
- a CDS encoding co-chaperone GroES, translating into MKIRPLHDRVIVKRKEVEAKSAGGIVLTGSAAGKSTRGEVLAVGNGRILENGDVKPLDVKVGDLVIFSEGYGAKTEKIDNEEVLIISESDILAIVEA
- the groL gene encoding chaperonin GroEL (60 kDa chaperone family; promotes refolding of misfolded polypeptides especially under stressful conditions; forms two stacked rings of heptamers to form a barrel-shaped 14mer; ends can be capped by GroES; misfolded proteins enter the barrel where they are refolded when GroES binds), translating into MAAKDVKFGNDARVKMLRGVNVLADAVKVTLGPKGRNVVLDKSFGAPTITKDGVSVAREIELEDKFENMGAQMVKEVASKANDAAGDGTTTATVLAQAIVNEGLKAVAAGMNPMDLKRGIDKAVAAAVEELKTLSVPCQDTKAIAQVGTISANSDETVGTLIADAMEKVGKEGVITVEEGTGLQDELDVVEGMQFDRGYLSPYFINKPETGAIELDAPYILLADKKISNIRELLPVLEAVAKAGKPLLIIAEDVEGEALATLVVNTMRGIVKVAAVKAPGFGDRRKAMLQDIAILTGGTVISEEIGLDLEKATLEDLGQAKRVVINKDTSTIIDGVGDQGAIQGRVTQIRQQIEEATSDYDKEKLQERVAKLAGGVAVLKVGAATEVEMKEKKARVEDALHATRAAVEEGVVAGGGVALVRVAAKIAASGLKGQNEDQNVGIKVALRAMEAPLRQIVSNAGEEPSVVANNVKAGDGNYGYNAQTEEYGNMIDFGILDPTKVTRSALQYASSVAGLMITTEAMVTDLPKGDAPDLGAAGGMGGMGGMGGMM